From Anomalospiza imberbis isolate Cuckoo-Finch-1a 21T00152 chromosome 14, ASM3175350v1, whole genome shotgun sequence, a single genomic window includes:
- the MCTS1 gene encoding malignant T-cell-amplified sequence 1 isoform X1 yields MERRFRRARREGRPGRSRVRAAPRLWVPARRRPRPARPAPPARRMFKKFDEKENVSNCIQLKTSVIKGIKNQLIDQFPVIEPWLNQIMPKKDPVKIVRCHEHIEILTVNGELLFFRQREGIFYPTLRLLHKYPFILPHQQVDKGAIKFVLSGANIMCPGLTSPGAKLYPAAVDTVVAIMAEGKQHALCVGVMKMSAEDIEKVNKGIGIENIHYLNDGLWHMKTYK; encoded by the exons ATGGAGCGGCGCTTCCGGCGGGCGCGGAGGGAGGGACGGCCCGGCCGGAGCCGCGTGAGAGCCGCGCCGAGGCTGTGGgtgcccgcccgccgccggccccggcctGCCCgcccggcgccccccgcccgcagGATGTTCAAGAA ATTTGATGAAAAGGAGAATGTATCAAACTGTATCCAGCTGAAGACTTCAGTTATTAAAGGTATCAAGAATCAACTGATAGACCAATTTCCTGTTATTGAACCATGGCTAAACCAAATCATGCCAAAGAAAGATCCAGTTAAAATAGTAAGATG TCATGAGCATATAGAAATCCTCACTGTGAATGGGGAGTTGCTGTTCTTCAGGCAAAGAGAAGGGATTTTTTACCCAACGCTACGGTTGCTTCACAAAT ACCCATTTATTCTCCCGCATCAGCAGGTTGATAAAGGCGCCATTAAATTCGTCCTGAGTGGAGCTAATATAATGTGCCCTGGCCTGACATCTCCTGGAGCAAAGCTTTACCCTGCTGCTGTTGACACTGTTGTT GCAATTATGGCAGAGGGAAAACAACATGCATTATGTGTGGGAGTAATGAAGATGTCAGCTGAGGACAT TGAGAAGGTCAACAAAGGGATTGGTATTGAAAATATCCACTATTTAAATGATGGCCTTTGGCATATGAAGACATACAAGTGA
- the MCTS1 gene encoding malignant T-cell-amplified sequence 1 isoform X2, which translates to MTLKRNWVITCVSVYIAATSLKNKHRFDEKENVSNCIQLKTSVIKGIKNQLIDQFPVIEPWLNQIMPKKDPVKIVRCHEHIEILTVNGELLFFRQREGIFYPTLRLLHKYPFILPHQQVDKGAIKFVLSGANIMCPGLTSPGAKLYPAAVDTVVAIMAEGKQHALCVGVMKMSAEDIEKVNKGIGIENIHYLNDGLWHMKTYK; encoded by the exons ATGACTCTAAAAAGAAACTGGGTGATCACCTGTGTGTCTGTTTATATAGCAGCCACCAGCCTAAAGAACAAACACAG ATTTGATGAAAAGGAGAATGTATCAAACTGTATCCAGCTGAAGACTTCAGTTATTAAAGGTATCAAGAATCAACTGATAGACCAATTTCCTGTTATTGAACCATGGCTAAACCAAATCATGCCAAAGAAAGATCCAGTTAAAATAGTAAGATG TCATGAGCATATAGAAATCCTCACTGTGAATGGGGAGTTGCTGTTCTTCAGGCAAAGAGAAGGGATTTTTTACCCAACGCTACGGTTGCTTCACAAAT ACCCATTTATTCTCCCGCATCAGCAGGTTGATAAAGGCGCCATTAAATTCGTCCTGAGTGGAGCTAATATAATGTGCCCTGGCCTGACATCTCCTGGAGCAAAGCTTTACCCTGCTGCTGTTGACACTGTTGTT GCAATTATGGCAGAGGGAAAACAACATGCATTATGTGTGGGAGTAATGAAGATGTCAGCTGAGGACAT TGAGAAGGTCAACAAAGGGATTGGTATTGAAAATATCCACTATTTAAATGATGGCCTTTGGCATATGAAGACATACAAGTGA